A window from Ovis canadensis isolate MfBH-ARS-UI-01 breed Bighorn chromosome 26, ARS-UI_OviCan_v2, whole genome shotgun sequence encodes these proteins:
- the GPAT4 gene encoding glycerol-3-phosphate acyltransferase 4, which translates to MFLLLPFDNLIVSLLGISLTVLFTLLLVFIIVPAIFGVSFGIRKLYMKTLLKIFAWATLRMERGAKENHHQLYKPYTNGIIAKDPTSLEEEIKEIRRSGSSKALDNTPEFELSDIFYFCRKGMETIMDDEVTKRFSAEELESWNLLSRTNYNFHYISLRLTVLWGLGVLIRYCFLLPLRIALAFTGISLLVVGTTMVGYLPNGRFKEFLSKHVHLMCYRICVRALTAIITYHDRKNRPRDGGICVANHTSPIDVIILASDGYYAMVGQVHGGLMGVIQRAMVKACPHVWFERSEVKDRHLVARRLTEHVQDKSKLPILIFPEGTCINNTSVMMFKKGSFEIGATVYPVAIKYDPQFGDAFYNSSKYGMMTYLLRMMTSWAIVCSVWYLPPMTRQAEEDAVQFANRVKSAIARQGGLVDLLWDGGLKREKVKDTFKEEQQKLYSKMIVGNHEDRSRS; encoded by the exons ATGTTCCTGCTGCTGCCTTTCGACAACCTGATTGTCAGCCTCCTGGGCATCTCCCTGACTGTCCTCTTCACCCTCCTCCTGGTTTTCATCATCGTCCCTGCCATTTTTGGAGTCTCCTTTGGTATCCGAAAGCTCTACATGAAAACTCTGTTAAAGATCTTTGCG TGGGCTACCTTgaggatggagagaggagccaagGAGAACCACCACCAGCTTTACAAGCCCTACACCAATG GaatcattgcaaaagaccccacGTCACTAGAGGAAGAGATCAAAGAAATCCGCCGGAGCGGGAGCAGTAAGGCGCTGGACAATACTCCTGAGTTTGAGCTCTCGGACATTTTCTACTTCTGCCGGAAAGGAATGGAGACGATCATGGACGACGAGGTGACCAAGAGGTTCTCGGCAGAGGAGCTGGAGTCCTGGAACCTGCTGAGCAGGACCAACTACAACTTCCATTACATCAGCCTGCGGCTCACCGTGCTGTGGGGCTTGGGCGTGCTCATCCGCTACTGCTTCCTGCTGCCGCTCAG GATAGCTCTCGCTTTCACGGGGATCAGCCTCCTGGTGGTGGGCACAACGATGGTAGGGTACCTGCCAAACGGGAG GTTCAAGGAGTTCCTGAGCAAGCACGTGCACCTCATGTGCTACCGGATCTGTGTGCGCGCCCTGACAGCCATCATCACCTACCACGACAG GAAGAACCGGCCTAGAGACGGCGGCATCTGCGTGGCCAACCACACGTCTCCCATTGACGTCATCATCCTGGCCAGCGATGGCTACTACGCCATG GTGGGGCAGGTGCACGGCGGCCTCATGGGAGTCATCCAGAGAGCCATGGTCAAGGCCTGCCCCCACGTCTGGTTCGAGCGCTCGGAAGTGAAGGATCGCCACCTGGTGGCCAGAAG GCTGACCGAGCACGTGCAGGATAAAAGCAAGTTGCCCATCCTCATCTTTCCGGAGG GAACCTGCATCAATAATACATCGGTGATGATGTTCAAAAAGGGAAGTTTTGAAATTGGAGCCACAGTTTACCCTGTTGCTATCAAG TATGACCCGCAGTTCGGGGACGCCTTCTATAACAGCAGCAAGTACGGGATGATGACCTACCTACTCAGGATGATGACCAGCTGGGCCATCGTCTGCAGCGTGTGGTACCTGCCCCCGATGACCAGACAG GCGGAGGAGGACGCGGTCCAGTTTGCCAACAGGGTGAAGTCCGCCATCGCCAGGCAGGGCGGCCTGGTGGACCTGCTGTG GGACGGTGGCCTGAAacgggagaaggtgaaggacacaTTCAAGGAGGAGCAGCAGAAGCTGTACAGCAAGATGATCGTCGGCAACCACGAGGACCGGAGCCGGTCCTGA